Proteins co-encoded in one Spirosoma endbachense genomic window:
- a CDS encoding tape measure protein yields the protein MPGQIRPEDVFDFEGYFKRLAELEVAADGWAQSTTASVNRIKASFDSALKDLLPLKEGLKGLSVTKDGADKQITDYIAKIGQVGPRVAIARESLSTLTEAQRLNGQLVADLTAKLGSLHQRYQALDPTQKNHEKQQKAILREVKSVSQAIDAQSKSLKVGKAAFDAAEGSYQHLSKQTAELKNQLRQMPDALDLVTGKINQHNKAAVDMLARIQANDKALKAADSSMGNYGRNVGNYGNAISGMGKSLLQNVGGLIGISSAFEAITATIQVTADMERLDAGLKAVSRDTDDFNRSQQFLLETSDELGLRYDSLVKSYKLLKAATKDSSLEGDETEHIFHAMTEAGAKLSLTNADVEGSLLALTQMLSKGKVTAEEMRNQLGERVPAAMKIMAQATGLSEIELNKMMEKGELLAVDVLPKFATELDKIYGGNAQEKINTMSAGWNRMTNEAQQFIASFNENKKVSTFFGIIETGIANVFKDLSTLVKSNEWGLFLNYLTGGATLGNAVAGGIRSANAMAAQNEKKFRAMPADDRQRQVNAADEKKLAIQKQLDALLDKSPTSEVTKQELALQKELNKAKAHYNYLVKTNNDQVTQEARLSAAKANEKAQADKARKEKEDKEKTAAQKKAEFAANRQLSVALGVSSSGTDNKLSALNDQRQDGLIDEQSFLEKRLQITLDGLNARQALLEKYGKKETGDYIKLQTAKTKAEQEYNRSQLQLDLKTNRSGADQQVSTLDVQHTNGTMDDLSYVEKRHKILTDSLNREKNILKEAGQGKSELYKKTETDISDEQADYLRRRLKVEEKAWKDELAKTKDAVKAVDAELGVDYEKKLQELDKYLAKKERKIKLDVANGRISPVEGEARLYATKMEYLQESLRITEETYQKDAGLSAGLYDSKIEGIKNYRDYAMLTADEIDAANKAIAELEKNRDAEQVELKKKFNKEVAENGIQQSDLETDHELKNIDKAQKKREELLKLGGDFASKLGDTTFSIISGNYERESQQLDAQHDNELRLAGDNADAKQRIDEQYQKRKTELARKQAITDREQALFSIALNTAMGVASVLSTGGGTHYADLGISAGILTAFVIATGALEAAAVLSKPLPAYKYGKLATDQYTGLALGGEAGAELLVDRDGFGQVFDKPTIFHTKPGDTVYTATQTAALLNSWPQQQAVEQTYGEIALNQQSTEALQQGQRAQWQQVVREAVSTNPAPLTASQLKEAFLEAWEEAPRHETYIDIDGLKEGIRRGNHYIEYVEKRQRLF from the coding sequence ATGCCAGGACAAATTCGCCCCGAAGATGTATTTGATTTTGAAGGCTACTTCAAACGATTAGCTGAGTTAGAAGTAGCTGCCGACGGATGGGCTCAAAGCACAACAGCCTCTGTCAATCGTATTAAAGCCTCCTTTGATTCAGCCCTAAAAGACCTTTTACCACTTAAGGAAGGCTTAAAAGGCCTTAGCGTCACCAAAGACGGGGCTGACAAACAAATCACCGACTATATCGCCAAAATCGGGCAGGTCGGCCCGAGAGTAGCAATAGCTCGAGAGTCCCTAAGCACGCTCACCGAGGCTCAAAGGCTCAACGGACAGCTCGTTGCCGATTTAACGGCGAAACTCGGCTCTTTACATCAACGATACCAGGCACTTGACCCTACCCAAAAAAACCACGAAAAGCAGCAAAAGGCTATTCTGCGCGAAGTCAAGTCTGTAAGTCAGGCCATCGACGCACAAAGTAAGAGCTTAAAAGTGGGTAAGGCTGCTTTCGATGCGGCAGAGGGATCGTATCAACACCTTTCTAAGCAAACGGCCGAACTCAAGAATCAGCTTCGGCAAATGCCCGATGCCTTAGACTTGGTTACGGGAAAGATCAATCAGCACAACAAGGCCGCGGTTGATATGCTGGCTCGTATCCAGGCTAACGACAAGGCTCTCAAGGCAGCTGATAGCTCGATGGGAAACTACGGCCGTAATGTTGGCAATTATGGGAATGCCATTTCTGGAATGGGCAAAAGCCTGCTTCAAAATGTTGGCGGGCTAATTGGCATTTCATCTGCATTTGAAGCCATCACAGCGACCATTCAGGTAACGGCTGACATGGAACGGCTCGATGCCGGACTAAAAGCCGTTAGCCGCGATACGGATGATTTTAACCGATCACAGCAATTTTTACTTGAAACATCAGATGAACTAGGCCTGCGGTATGACTCGCTGGTTAAGTCGTACAAGCTCTTAAAAGCAGCTACGAAAGATTCCTCTCTGGAAGGGGACGAAACTGAGCATATTTTCCACGCGATGACCGAAGCCGGCGCAAAGCTAAGTTTGACCAATGCTGATGTCGAAGGATCGTTGCTGGCCTTGACCCAGATGCTGTCAAAAGGAAAGGTCACCGCTGAGGAAATGCGCAACCAGTTAGGAGAGAGGGTTCCTGCAGCGATGAAGATTATGGCTCAGGCAACGGGTCTTTCTGAAATCGAGCTGAACAAAATGATGGAGAAAGGCGAGCTATTGGCGGTTGATGTACTGCCCAAGTTCGCGACGGAACTAGACAAAATTTACGGGGGCAACGCTCAGGAAAAGATCAACACCATGTCGGCGGGCTGGAACCGCATGACCAACGAGGCTCAGCAGTTTATTGCCTCCTTCAACGAAAACAAGAAGGTTAGTACTTTTTTTGGAATTATTGAAACGGGAATAGCCAATGTATTCAAGGATTTGAGCACGTTAGTTAAATCCAATGAATGGGGCTTGTTTCTGAACTATCTAACTGGTGGGGCCACCCTTGGCAATGCGGTTGCCGGGGGAATTAGGTCGGCCAACGCGATGGCAGCCCAGAATGAAAAGAAATTTCGTGCCATGCCTGCCGACGATCGCCAGAGACAAGTTAATGCGGCCGACGAAAAGAAGCTGGCTATTCAGAAGCAGCTTGATGCGTTGCTCGACAAATCGCCAACGTCGGAGGTGACAAAACAGGAGCTGGCGTTGCAAAAAGAGTTGAACAAAGCGAAAGCCCACTACAATTATCTGGTTAAAACCAACAATGATCAGGTAACACAGGAAGCCCGGCTAAGTGCCGCCAAGGCCAATGAAAAGGCTCAGGCTGACAAAGCCAGAAAGGAGAAAGAAGATAAAGAAAAAACGGCTGCTCAGAAAAAGGCAGAATTCGCAGCTAACCGCCAACTTTCGGTCGCCCTGGGCGTATCATCATCCGGCACTGACAATAAGCTATCGGCCCTGAACGATCAACGCCAGGATGGGTTAATCGACGAACAATCGTTTCTCGAAAAACGCCTACAGATAACGCTTGATGGCCTGAACGCTCGGCAGGCTTTGCTTGAAAAATATGGCAAAAAAGAGACGGGCGACTATATAAAACTTCAAACCGCTAAAACAAAGGCCGAGCAGGAGTATAATCGATCTCAGTTGCAGTTAGACCTTAAAACTAATCGGTCTGGTGCCGATCAACAGGTCTCCACCCTTGATGTACAACATACCAATGGTACGATGGACGACCTGTCTTATGTTGAGAAGCGCCATAAAATATTGACCGATAGTCTCAATCGGGAAAAGAACATTCTCAAAGAAGCGGGACAGGGAAAGTCTGAATTGTATAAAAAGACCGAAACCGATATCAGTGATGAACAGGCAGACTACCTGCGTCGTCGGTTAAAAGTTGAGGAAAAGGCCTGGAAGGATGAGTTAGCCAAAACCAAGGATGCAGTCAAAGCAGTCGATGCCGAGCTTGGAGTCGATTACGAGAAAAAGCTACAGGAACTTGATAAATACCTAGCCAAAAAAGAGCGTAAGATTAAGCTGGATGTTGCCAATGGTAGAATTAGTCCAGTTGAGGGAGAGGCTAGACTATATGCCACGAAAATGGAGTACCTCCAGGAATCACTACGCATTACCGAAGAGACCTACCAGAAAGATGCTGGGCTTAGTGCGGGCTTGTACGATAGTAAAATCGAGGGCATCAAGAATTATCGCGATTACGCGATGCTTACGGCGGATGAGATTGATGCCGCCAACAAAGCCATTGCCGAATTAGAGAAAAACCGGGACGCTGAGCAGGTTGAACTCAAGAAGAAATTCAATAAAGAGGTTGCCGAAAACGGGATACAGCAAAGTGATCTGGAAACTGATCATGAGCTAAAGAATATTGATAAAGCCCAAAAGAAGCGGGAAGAGTTACTCAAGCTGGGGGGCGACTTTGCCAGTAAACTCGGCGATACCACCTTCTCCATTATATCGGGTAATTACGAAAGAGAATCCCAACAATTAGATGCCCAGCACGACAACGAGTTGCGATTGGCTGGAGACAATGCCGATGCCAAACAGCGTATTGATGAGCAATATCAGAAACGGAAAACGGAGTTAGCGCGTAAGCAGGCCATAACTGATCGGGAACAGGCTTTATTTTCGATAGCCCTAAATACCGCAATGGGGGTAGCTTCGGTGCTCTCCACGGGTGGTGGTACTCATTATGCTGATTTGGGTATATCCGCCGGTATCCTAACGGCTTTTGTTATCGCTACGGGCGCCCTAGAAGCGGCCGCTGTTTTGAGTAAACCTTTACCTGCCTATAAATACGGAAAACTGGCCACGGATCAATACACAGGTCTTGCCCTCGGCGGAGAAGCTGGGGCTGAGCTGCTGGTAGACCGTGATGGCTTTGGCCAGGTCTTCGACAAACCCACTATTTTTCATACAAAGCCGGGCGACACGGTCTACACAGCCACCCAGACGGCGGCTTTATTGAATAGCTGGCCTCAACAGCAAGCTGTCGAGCAGACTTATGGAGAAATTGCCCTAAATCAGCAGTCGACAGAGGCTCTGCAGCAGGGGCAACGCGCCCAGTGGCAACAAGTGGTCCGGGAAGCTGTTTCGACCAATCCAGCTCCACTGACTGCTAGCCAACTTAAGGAAGCCTTCCTGGAAGCCTGGGAAGAGGCACCCCGTCATGAAACCTACATTGATATCGACGGTTTGAAAGAAGGCATTCGGCGGGGAAATCATTACATCGAATACGTTGAAAAACGGCAACGCCTCTTTTAG
- a CDS encoding ABC-three component system middle component 6 yields the protein MILPTKHIRISESLLGLGAFLLRDITATPQTVDDLIARMDKINRQLKGTFHGIDNLVLTLDFLYLIGSIDIDSEGKLYNAATETFIE from the coding sequence ATGATTTTGCCAACCAAACATATCAGAATTTCTGAATCGCTTCTTGGTTTAGGCGCGTTTTTGTTACGAGACATAACTGCCACTCCGCAAACGGTTGATGATTTGATAGCCAGAATGGATAAAATAAACCGGCAGTTAAAAGGAACATTTCACGGAATAGATAATTTGGTTTTGACTCTCGATTTTCTGTATCTCATAGGCTCTATAGATATCGATTCTGAAGGAAAACTTTATAATGCGGCTACTGAAACTTTCATCGAATAA
- a CDS encoding DUF4373 domain-containing protein, translating to MARPSRNNADYFTHNADLRNDRRIKAIRSRFGPAGYGLTLMLLEVLTDADYTQLNTEELEMELLAGDFGVSVTEIYSLLQLAEKIGFFSRNEQGFLICPDLNKALENVFEKRNRARIVAQTAKESISVAETLVSVTEIPQSKVKKSKVKDTNVSNMPITAEFDRFWDHYGKRTGSKSATLKEWNKLLALEQQAAYDAIDRYKVYQPDPQFRKDPERYLKHRVWESEFTIPLAPGVATQPPFNPLTTTNRPQPTQAPKGLAALNQA from the coding sequence ATGGCCCGACCTTCTCGCAACAACGCTGATTACTTTACTCATAATGCTGATTTGCGCAATGACCGGCGCATTAAAGCGATTCGATCCCGTTTTGGTCCGGCAGGTTATGGCTTGACATTAATGCTTCTAGAAGTCCTAACTGATGCTGACTATACGCAGCTTAATACGGAAGAGTTGGAGATGGAATTACTGGCCGGTGATTTTGGAGTTTCTGTCACAGAAATCTACAGTTTGCTACAGCTTGCCGAAAAAATTGGGTTTTTCAGTCGGAATGAGCAGGGATTTTTAATTTGCCCAGACCTAAACAAGGCATTAGAGAACGTCTTTGAGAAGCGAAACCGGGCTCGAATCGTTGCTCAAACGGCTAAAGAAAGTATTTCTGTCGCAGAAACGCTGGTTTCTGTCACAGAAATACCACAGAGTAAAGTAAAGAAAAGTAAAGTAAAAGATACTAACGTATCTAATATGCCGATAACGGCTGAGTTTGATCGATTTTGGGACCATTATGGCAAAAGAACCGGTAGTAAATCGGCTACCCTCAAAGAGTGGAACAAGCTTCTGGCGCTGGAGCAGCAGGCAGCCTACGATGCGATTGATCGCTACAAAGTTTATCAACCTGATCCTCAATTTCGCAAAGACCCTGAGCGCTACCTGAAACATCGCGTATGGGAAAGCGAATTTACAATTCCTCTTGCACCCGGCGTGGCCACTCAGCCTCCGTTCAATCCGTTGACAACTACCAATCGCCCTCAACCCACCCAGGCGCCTAAAGGCCTGGCAGCCTTAAATCAAGCATGA
- a CDS encoding site-specific integrase — translation MKTITDKTVKFLLKDTAASRATLIYLVFRYENKRFVTSTGQTIGPAQWDAERQRASTDPKLIRNKRGREANETINAHLERHRSALLKVLNSLHLAQIPFSNETIKQHLDNALGRTKKTVVAQAKPTTFLAYIDQFILDAHSGKRLSSKSHRYAAVTIKGFSRLKSALERYHQETGRGISYDNFTIDFYHEFKSWLTDRGLTLNYVGALLKDFKLLLKLSYNEGLHANTFFQHSDFKRLAEEVDNIYLSSEELTQLSQLDLSHNARLSRIRDLFLIGCYTGLRFSDFSELRPENITHNGQILTRKTLKTGGRVSIPLNPTILAILKKYDGVPPRTITNQRMNTYLKELCRLAGFTERVEVGRTKGGFRQMRVMEKWELITTHTARRSFATNAFLAGVPTVSIMKITGHKSESIFMRYIKISSEQNALLMLGHEHFK, via the coding sequence ATGAAAACGATTACGGACAAAACCGTCAAGTTCCTGCTGAAGGATACGGCCGCTAGTCGAGCAACTCTAATATACCTGGTTTTTCGGTATGAGAATAAACGATTCGTTACCTCAACGGGGCAAACGATCGGACCTGCTCAATGGGATGCTGAACGGCAACGAGCCAGTACAGATCCTAAACTTATCCGAAATAAACGGGGACGGGAGGCCAATGAAACGATAAACGCTCATCTGGAACGACATCGTTCAGCCTTGTTGAAGGTTCTCAATTCACTCCACCTGGCACAAATCCCGTTCAGCAACGAAACCATAAAGCAACATCTGGACAATGCCTTAGGTCGCACTAAAAAGACTGTGGTGGCTCAAGCCAAACCAACTACTTTTCTGGCGTACATTGATCAGTTTATTTTGGATGCCCATAGCGGAAAACGACTTAGTAGTAAATCCCATCGGTATGCAGCGGTTACCATAAAAGGATTTTCCAGACTCAAGAGTGCTCTGGAGCGCTATCATCAGGAAACGGGTCGGGGTATTAGCTACGACAATTTTACTATCGATTTCTATCATGAGTTCAAATCCTGGCTGACGGATCGCGGTCTGACGTTGAACTATGTCGGGGCTCTTCTGAAAGATTTTAAGCTACTCCTTAAGCTTTCTTATAACGAAGGGCTTCATGCCAATACATTTTTTCAGCATAGTGACTTTAAACGGCTAGCGGAGGAGGTGGATAATATATACCTATCGAGTGAAGAACTAACTCAGCTTAGTCAACTTGATTTGAGCCATAACGCCAGACTTAGCCGTATTCGAGATCTGTTTTTAATCGGCTGCTATACTGGCCTTCGCTTTTCCGACTTTTCCGAGCTACGGCCGGAGAATATTACTCATAACGGTCAAATCTTGACGCGTAAGACGCTCAAAACAGGAGGAAGGGTTTCAATACCACTAAACCCTACTATTCTCGCTATCCTTAAAAAATACGATGGAGTGCCACCGCGCACGATCACCAACCAGCGGATGAATACGTATCTGAAAGAATTATGTCGACTGGCTGGCTTTACAGAACGAGTTGAGGTTGGGCGTACAAAAGGTGGTTTCCGACAAATGCGAGTAATGGAAAAATGGGAACTGATCACCACGCATACTGCCCGGCGATCCTTTGCTACAAATGCATTTCTGGCGGGAGTACCTACCGTTTCGATTATGAAAATTACTGGCCATAAATCAGAGTCGATATTCATGAGATACATTAAGATTTCATCGGAGCAGAATGCGTTATTGATGCTTGGACATGAGCATTTTAAGTGA
- a CDS encoding replicative DNA helicase yields MKPVPNTLFDVDLEAGILGSILTEPALIASARRYLKDQSLFYRDSHQQVYQAMLELHAAGNLPEALDVARRLRNNESRLTQIDLLDLTREATLVNFESRCLQLYDLFHRRNVQAVALELIRDLETLSTDALQAGHHFRQHLDRMESGLPDRRAKVLTDVARSVLEEMNQQGRHLIRTGIKPFDEALGGYEPGCLYVPAGRPSMGKSAYLCQQIDGIAVQQKIPIGLLLLEGTDTAIMRRLITRYCGYSVEDIRQGRADASLVSQALDIVGQAPLQIDDSPCTLDRLESRITRLVLNGAQIIFVDYMQRIRDYRPRATAMETITAISGTLKDLAKQLQVPIIALSQLSREPDKRSSWEKRPIMSDLRGSGDLEQDADAIFFLFRPEYYNLSQYPDGISTANLTEVHIAKSRDGAIHTGDDAVVLYHRLKYSAYYSSKGEFDNGEPQHVKMAPVNF; encoded by the coding sequence ATGAAACCAGTACCAAACACATTATTCGATGTCGATTTAGAAGCGGGCATATTAGGCTCAATCTTGACTGAACCGGCCCTGATAGCATCTGCTCGCCGTTATCTGAAAGATCAATCACTGTTTTACCGGGATAGCCATCAACAGGTTTACCAGGCGATGCTTGAACTACACGCAGCGGGCAACTTACCGGAAGCGCTCGATGTGGCTCGCCGTTTACGAAACAACGAATCCAGACTTACTCAAATTGACCTTCTTGATTTAACCAGGGAGGCCACTTTAGTCAACTTTGAATCACGCTGTTTACAACTTTATGATCTGTTTCACCGGCGCAATGTGCAGGCTGTTGCCTTAGAGCTCATTCGTGATCTGGAAACGTTGTCAACGGACGCATTGCAAGCAGGACATCACTTCCGGCAACATCTGGACCGCATGGAAAGTGGGTTGCCCGATCGCCGGGCCAAAGTGCTGACCGATGTGGCCCGATCGGTCCTGGAGGAAATGAATCAGCAAGGCCGTCATTTGATTCGAACGGGGATCAAACCATTCGATGAGGCTTTGGGAGGCTATGAGCCGGGCTGTCTGTACGTGCCGGCCGGCCGACCATCAATGGGCAAATCCGCTTACCTCTGTCAGCAGATTGATGGTATTGCCGTTCAACAAAAAATACCAATAGGTTTGCTCTTGCTGGAAGGTACCGATACGGCGATCATGCGCCGACTCATTACCCGTTACTGCGGTTATAGTGTTGAAGATATCCGGCAAGGTCGGGCCGATGCCAGTCTGGTAAGTCAGGCACTGGATATAGTTGGGCAGGCTCCTCTGCAAATCGATGATTCGCCCTGCACGTTAGACCGGCTAGAGTCACGCATTACCCGGCTAGTGTTAAATGGTGCTCAAATCATTTTCGTCGACTATATGCAACGTATTCGCGATTATCGCCCGCGAGCAACAGCTATGGAGACTATCACGGCCATTTCGGGTACGCTTAAGGATCTGGCCAAGCAATTACAGGTACCCATCATCGCCTTATCGCAATTGTCGCGCGAACCTGATAAGCGTAGTAGCTGGGAAAAGCGTCCAATTATGAGTGATCTGCGGGGCTCGGGTGATCTTGAGCAGGATGCCGATGCGATCTTTTTTCTGTTTCGGCCGGAATATTATAACCTAAGTCAATACCCCGATGGCATATCGACCGCTAATCTAACCGAGGTGCATATTGCCAAGAGCCGGGATGGGGCTATTCATACGGGTGATGATGCTGTTGTTTTGTATCACCGGCTAAAATATAGCGCTTATTACAGTAGCAAGGGTGAATTTGACAACGGAGAGCCCCAGCATGTTAAGATGGCTCCTGTAAATTTTTAA
- a CDS encoding helix-turn-helix domain-containing protein: MYGTVTQIQVTPDQLTELVRIAVRSELANYTPPQPEGVALPELMTRRQTADTLQVSLTTLHDWAKDTDDRSAILVPLKINGRVRYRRSDVLAALKEKRSFKVG; the protein is encoded by the coding sequence ATGTACGGTACAGTCACCCAAATTCAAGTTACTCCCGATCAGTTGACCGAACTGGTTCGCATTGCCGTTCGCTCTGAATTGGCAAATTACACACCACCCCAACCCGAGGGGGTTGCTCTTCCTGAACTGATGACACGTCGGCAGACCGCTGATACGTTACAGGTTTCCTTAACGACGCTCCACGACTGGGCAAAAGATACGGACGATCGATCTGCGATTCTGGTACCTCTAAAAATCAACGGTCGTGTCCGCTATCGCCGTTCTGATGTTTTGGCCGCCTTGAAAGAGAAACGTAGCTTCAAGGTTGGCTAG
- a CDS encoding ABC-three component system protein, whose translation MMTTDELYLVRSLFKQEIYTRHGQSYEDFFVNIMRAYNSNFESVRPQGRYGDRKNDGFDRRTGTYYQVYAPENPLSREKETIDKLCEDFAGLYNYWNSLYPVKEFFFVINDKYNGVYATVQEQYAAIENAYPGVKCASFLAHHLEDIFLKFPLSECIKWIHLLPNIDVNDFKISILDDVIKHLLKEKTLISSVGFPENPDFDRKIEFNRLGKVYGSLLTTASLHEGTLENYFRVNSAFAKEDLQAKFVMLYREGKEKFADMSDGSDQTFLHILNEAMPVQHHGVQDAVLVLMSYFFSYCDIFEEPLAPKQLGLFSA comes from the coding sequence ATGATGACTACTGACGAGCTTTACCTTGTTCGATCCCTTTTCAAACAAGAAATATACACTCGCCATGGGCAATCTTACGAAGACTTCTTTGTAAATATAATGCGTGCCTATAATTCGAACTTCGAATCCGTGCGGCCACAAGGTAGATACGGTGACCGTAAGAATGACGGATTTGACAGACGTACCGGCACCTATTATCAGGTATATGCGCCTGAAAATCCATTAAGTAGAGAAAAAGAAACAATTGATAAGTTATGTGAAGATTTTGCCGGACTTTATAATTATTGGAACTCCTTATATCCAGTAAAGGAATTTTTTTTCGTAATTAACGATAAGTACAATGGAGTTTACGCCACTGTTCAGGAGCAATATGCCGCCATTGAGAACGCTTATCCTGGCGTTAAATGCGCTTCGTTCTTAGCTCATCATCTTGAAGATATTTTTTTAAAATTCCCCTTAAGTGAATGCATAAAATGGATTCACTTATTACCCAATATTGACGTTAATGATTTCAAAATCAGTATATTAGATGATGTTATAAAACATCTACTAAAGGAAAAAACTTTGATTTCTTCCGTTGGGTTTCCCGAGAACCCTGACTTTGACCGTAAGATAGAATTTAATCGCCTTGGCAAGGTGTATGGTAGTTTACTCACTACAGCCAGTCTCCACGAAGGAACACTCGAAAACTATTTTCGAGTCAACAGTGCTTTTGCCAAAGAGGATTTACAGGCAAAGTTTGTCATGTTATACAGAGAGGGAAAAGAGAAATTCGCGGATATGTCAGATGGAAGTGATCAGACTTTCCTCCACATCCTAAATGAGGCTATGCCAGTACAGCATCATGGAGTACAAGATGCTGTACTGGTTCTAATGAGCTATTTCTTTAGCTACTGTGACATATTTGAGGAGCCGTTAGCGCCTAAACAGCTTGGTCTATTTTCTGCTTGA
- a CDS encoding tyrosine-type recombinase/integrase codes for MGKVTLKVVQKYESRIDGKKNIRLRITANRVSRYIATFINVAPSYFNPKGKRESSNWIRLNHPNHELFNNSLRKLYDRALAVIDKFGIFATADDVKAKLEKREDEVIEEDAEQSLTAFLQYAHTYLTRRGESATTETYANATKAFARFLVSRRKLDVEFADLTVSFVKEWRSWVLNHYKTNTAWLYHSRLKSLYFQALEDVEGLTSLPTVVSDPFRRVKIPKQRTQKVRLYEDEIERLAQLDLTWGSPMRRARDICLMMYYAHGMRVGDALRLRCQNYVIIETGGESEHRLIYIMSKTKKPKNVLLPQQCIDLLAPYRTQAVYPTDTLFPYLKKLIDAGYSPYQLRNKIKSKIVLIRDNLHKMAELTGIDKSISTHMFRHSFADLARRSNLDVMQIKKAMGHEQLNTTQIYMEDLEESAVDSIKDIFRTKSNVRPH; via the coding sequence ATGGGAAAAGTAACACTTAAAGTCGTCCAGAAATATGAATCTCGTATTGACGGGAAGAAAAATATCCGCCTGCGTATAACGGCCAATCGAGTGAGCCGATATATTGCTACGTTTATTAATGTAGCTCCTTCGTACTTTAACCCGAAGGGAAAACGGGAGTCATCGAACTGGATACGATTGAATCACCCCAATCATGAATTATTTAATAATTCTTTACGGAAGCTCTATGACCGAGCACTGGCAGTCATTGATAAATTTGGCATCTTCGCTACTGCCGATGATGTCAAAGCAAAGTTAGAAAAGCGGGAAGATGAGGTGATTGAAGAAGATGCAGAACAGAGTTTAACGGCTTTTTTGCAGTATGCCCATACCTACTTAACGCGCCGGGGCGAGTCGGCAACGACGGAGACTTATGCAAACGCCACAAAAGCGTTTGCCCGCTTTCTAGTGAGTCGCCGGAAGCTTGATGTCGAATTCGCTGATTTAACCGTGTCTTTTGTCAAGGAGTGGCGCAGCTGGGTGCTCAACCATTATAAGACCAATACTGCCTGGCTTTATCATTCGCGGCTAAAATCGTTGTACTTCCAGGCCCTGGAGGATGTCGAGGGGCTGACCAGTTTGCCGACTGTAGTAAGCGATCCCTTTCGCCGGGTCAAGATTCCCAAACAGCGCACCCAAAAGGTCCGGCTCTATGAGGACGAGATCGAGCGGCTGGCACAGCTTGATCTCACGTGGGGCAGTCCCATGCGCCGGGCTCGGGATATCTGTTTGATGATGTACTACGCCCATGGTATGCGGGTGGGTGATGCGCTCAGGCTGCGCTGCCAGAACTACGTAATTATCGAAACCGGAGGGGAAAGCGAGCACCGGCTAATTTACATAATGAGTAAAACCAAAAAGCCCAAAAACGTACTCCTGCCGCAGCAGTGTATAGACCTATTGGCACCTTATCGGACTCAGGCTGTATACCCTACCGATACGCTATTCCCGTACCTGAAAAAACTTATCGATGCAGGCTATAGTCCCTATCAGTTACGCAATAAGATAAAGTCTAAAATCGTCCTGATTCGGGACAATCTGCATAAAATGGCAGAACTAACTGGTATTGACAAATCGATCAGCACGCACATGTTCCGCCACAGCTTTGCTGACTTAGCTAGACGTAGTAATTTGGACGTGATGCAGATAAAAAAAGCAATGGGTCATGAACAACTAAATACCACCCAGATCTATATGGAAGATTTAGAGGAGTCAGCGGTAGATTCGATTAAAGACATCTTCAGGACCAAATCAAACGTACGGCCACATTAG